The Actinomycetota bacterium genome contains a region encoding:
- a CDS encoding aminotransferase class I/II-fold pyridoxal phosphate-dependent enzyme encodes MDPLAIELNEIIRENAPATYQALSALGRELYFPRGILTQTAEAKISAYRYNATIGIATQDGKPLYLRSLRKYVKRLKPEETFPYAPTTGKMELRKLWREHQVELNPDLSSTSFSLPIVTNGLTHGLSIFADLFCDAGDVLLLPDKMWGNYRMVFGVRRGADIRTYPFFSPEGGLHVEAFRETLLRFRDRSKVLVLFNFPNNPTGYSPYPDEARALAEAVWEAAEAGANIAACVDDAYTGLFYDDRAYKQSLFSLLAESHPRVTAVKVDGPTKEDYVWGFRLGFISFSIAGGGDHESVYEALESKVGGLIRGTISKSSTPSQSLLIRGFRSPGYREEKKEKFELLRERYLEIKRVAESPRYADAFIPYPFNAGYFMCLRLLRTDAERLRRHLLDAYGVGTISIGESDLRIAYSCLEREQIGDLFDILYRAVKDLDEKDA; translated from the coding sequence ATCGATCCGCTGGCCATAGAGCTCAACGAGATCATCCGCGAGAACGCTCCCGCGACCTACCAGGCGCTTTCCGCCCTGGGACGGGAGCTCTATTTCCCCCGCGGCATCCTGACCCAGACCGCGGAGGCCAAGATATCCGCCTACCGCTATAACGCCACTATAGGCATCGCCACCCAGGACGGCAAGCCACTGTACCTGCGCAGCCTGCGCAAATATGTCAAGCGGCTGAAGCCCGAGGAGACCTTTCCCTACGCCCCCACCACGGGCAAGATGGAGTTGCGCAAGCTCTGGCGCGAGCACCAGGTGGAGCTCAACCCCGACCTCTCCTCGACGAGCTTCTCCCTGCCCATCGTCACCAACGGCCTCACCCACGGCCTGAGCATCTTCGCCGACCTCTTCTGCGACGCGGGAGACGTCCTCCTCCTGCCCGACAAGATGTGGGGCAACTACCGCATGGTCTTCGGGGTGCGGCGGGGAGCCGATATCCGCACCTACCCGTTCTTCTCGCCGGAAGGCGGACTGCACGTCGAGGCCTTCCGGGAGACCCTGTTGCGCTTCCGGGACCGCAGCAAGGTGCTGGTGCTCTTCAACTTCCCCAACAACCCCACGGGATACTCCCCATATCCCGATGAGGCCCGGGCCCTCGCCGAGGCCGTCTGGGAGGCCGCAGAGGCGGGCGCCAACATAGCCGCCTGTGTGGACGACGCCTACACGGGCCTGTTCTACGATGACCGTGCCTACAAACAGTCCCTCTTTTCCCTGCTGGCCGAGTCCCACCCGCGCGTCACCGCCGTCAAGGTCGACGGCCCCACCAAGGAGGACTACGTATGGGGCTTTCGACTCGGCTTCATCTCCTTCTCCATCGCGGGAGGAGGAGACCACGAATCCGTCTACGAGGCCCTGGAGAGCAAGGTGGGAGGGCTCATCCGGGGCACCATATCCAAGAGCTCCACTCCATCCCAGTCCCTGCTCATCCGCGGATTCCGGTCGCCTGGCTACCGGGAGGAGAAGAAGGAGAAATTCGAGCTGCTCCGCGAGCGCTACCTGGAGATCAAGAGAGTGGCGGAAAGCCCGCGCTACGCCGATGCCTTCATCCCATACCCCTTCAATGCCGGTTACTTCATGTGCCTGCGGCTGCTGCGCACCGACGCGGAGAGGCTGCGCCGGCATCTCCTGGACGCCTACGGCGTAGGGACCATTTCCATCGGGGAGAGCGACCTGCGCATCGCCTACTCCTGCCTGGAGCGGGAGCAGATAGGAGACCTCTTTGATATACTTTACAGAGCCGTCAAGGACCTCGACGAGAAAGACGCCTGA
- a CDS encoding homocitrate synthase, whose protein sequence is MSRSGTPGTGAAGGSGDNKKIYIVDVTNRDGVQTSRLGLAKLEKTIINMLLDEMGIWQSEFGFPTTRHEVNYLRANLELVEMGAIHHTRLSGWVRAIPEDVALARELVPELKHINVSISTSDQMIRGKWNGRYGFEDVVRMMCDALDAAADLGFVDVGVNAEDASRTSDQHLIAFAQAAREHGAVRLRYCDTLGFNDPFTIYDRIRLLAEESGIDIELHCHNDLGMAVACSVCGARGALDGGVNAFINTTINGMGERAGNADLVSVILAIKKSSLFDGEDVLDDSINLMAAWKTAKYASYAFGVPIPINQPGVGDNAFAHESGIHADGALKSRRNYELYDYEELGRGEPEIIETGRNITLGEYSGIKGFRNVYEKLEVEFQSDEEARDILELVRYANVSTQKPLVEDELLFIARYPQQARKILTLDPSHVKINRNLQEGIA, encoded by the coding sequence ATGTCTCGATCCGGAACGCCCGGAACCGGCGCAGCCGGAGGCTCCGGGGACAACAAAAAGATATATATCGTGGACGTGACCAACCGGGACGGAGTCCAGACCTCCCGCCTGGGGCTGGCCAAGCTGGAGAAGACTATCATCAACATGCTCCTGGACGAGATGGGGATATGGCAGAGCGAGTTCGGCTTCCCCACAACGCGCCACGAGGTAAATTACCTGCGGGCCAACCTGGAGCTGGTTGAGATGGGGGCCATCCACCACACCCGCCTTTCGGGGTGGGTGCGCGCCATACCCGAAGACGTGGCCCTGGCGCGTGAGCTGGTCCCCGAGCTGAAACATATCAACGTATCCATCTCCACCAGCGACCAGATGATCCGGGGAAAGTGGAACGGCCGCTACGGCTTCGAGGACGTGGTGCGCATGATGTGCGATGCCCTGGACGCCGCCGCCGATCTCGGCTTCGTGGACGTGGGCGTGAACGCCGAGGACGCCTCCCGCACCTCCGACCAGCACCTCATCGCCTTCGCGCAGGCTGCAAGGGAGCACGGAGCGGTGCGCCTCCGTTACTGCGACACCCTGGGCTTCAACGACCCCTTCACCATCTACGACCGTATCAGGTTGCTGGCCGAGGAGTCGGGCATCGACATCGAGCTGCACTGCCACAACGACCTGGGCATGGCCGTGGCCTGTTCGGTCTGCGGCGCCAGGGGGGCGCTGGACGGCGGGGTGAACGCCTTTATCAACACCACCATCAACGGCATGGGGGAGCGGGCCGGAAACGCCGACCTGGTCTCCGTGATCCTGGCCATCAAGAAATCGTCCCTTTTCGACGGCGAGGACGTGCTGGACGACTCCATCAACCTCATGGCCGCCTGGAAGACGGCGAAATACGCCTCCTATGCCTTCGGCGTCCCCATCCCCATCAACCAGCCCGGCGTGGGCGACAACGCCTTCGCCCACGAATCCGGCATCCATGCCGACGGGGCCCTGAAGAGCCGGCGCAACTACGAGCTTTACGACTACGAGGAGCTGGGACGGGGAGAACCGGAGATCATCGAGACCGGACGCAACATCACCCTCGGCGAGTACTCGGGCATCAAGGGTTTTCGCAACGTCTACGAGAAGCTGGAGGTGGAGTTCCAGTCCGACGAAGAGGCCAGGGATATCCTCGAACTGGTGAGATACGCCAACGTCTCCACCCAGAAGCCGCTGGTCGAGGACGAGCTGCTCTTCATCGCGCGCTATCCGCAGCAGGCGCGCAAGATCCTCACCCTGGACCCTTCCCACGTGAAGATAAACCGCAACCTCCAGGAGGGGATAGCATGA
- a CDS encoding acyl-CoA dehydrogenase family protein encodes MIDFELSPRIKATRNMIHMFAESAVRPLARQYDEQEHEKPWDLLNMVQKVMGGGIAGAFGTEKKEDKGEGEGEPKEKKPKETNLAGAVTVEEIFWGDAGIALSFPGPGLGGAAVQASGTPEQKEKFLARFTGDKPVWGAMAITEPEAGSDTANIKTTAVLDGDEWVLNGEKIFVTSGKSALEDSEGFVVVWATVDKSAGRAGIKPFIVEHGTPGMQITKIEDKMGIRCSDTVSISFMDCRIPKENILGSPEVVDKTKTEGFKKVMATFDATRPLVAAMAIGVGQAALDFLREYLTEEGVELRYGINPHRMTSLERDIMQMEADLKAARLLTWRALWMLDNGLRNDLQASMAKAKAGLAVTRITQKAVEIMGPLGYSRELLLEKWMRDSKINDIFEGTGQIQLLVTARRVLGFTREQLK; translated from the coding sequence ATGATCGACTTTGAACTCTCGCCGCGCATCAAGGCCACCCGGAACATGATCCACATGTTCGCGGAGAGCGCCGTCAGGCCCCTCGCGCGCCAGTACGACGAGCAAGAACACGAGAAGCCCTGGGACCTCCTCAACATGGTGCAGAAGGTCATGGGCGGCGGGATTGCCGGCGCCTTCGGCACCGAGAAGAAAGAGGACAAGGGAGAAGGTGAGGGAGAACCCAAGGAGAAGAAACCCAAGGAGACCAACCTGGCGGGAGCGGTGACCGTGGAGGAGATCTTCTGGGGCGACGCCGGCATAGCCCTCTCCTTCCCGGGTCCGGGGCTGGGCGGCGCCGCGGTGCAGGCCAGCGGCACGCCGGAGCAGAAGGAGAAGTTCCTGGCTCGCTTCACGGGGGACAAGCCGGTCTGGGGAGCCATGGCCATCACCGAGCCCGAGGCGGGTTCCGACACCGCCAACATCAAGACCACCGCCGTCCTGGACGGGGATGAGTGGGTGCTCAATGGGGAGAAGATCTTCGTCACCTCGGGAAAGAGCGCCCTGGAGGACTCCGAGGGCTTCGTGGTGGTCTGGGCCACCGTGGACAAGAGCGCGGGGCGCGCGGGGATCAAGCCCTTCATCGTGGAGCACGGAACCCCGGGCATGCAGATCACCAAGATCGAGGACAAGATGGGCATCCGCTGCTCGGACACCGTCTCCATCTCCTTCATGGACTGTCGCATCCCCAAAGAGAACATCCTGGGCAGCCCGGAGGTGGTGGACAAGACCAAGACCGAGGGCTTCAAGAAGGTCATGGCCACCTTCGACGCCACCCGGCCTCTGGTGGCGGCCATGGCCATCGGGGTGGGGCAGGCAGCCCTCGATTTCCTGCGCGAATACCTCACCGAGGAAGGGGTGGAGCTGCGCTACGGCATCAACCCCCACCGCATGACCTCCCTGGAGAGGGACATCATGCAGATGGAGGCGGATCTCAAGGCCGCACGCCTGCTCACCTGGAGGGCCCTGTGGATGCTGGACAACGGTCTTCGCAATGACCTCCAGGCCTCCATGGCCAAGGCCAAGGCCGGACTGGCGGTCACCCGCATCACCCAAAAGGCGGTGGAGATCATGGGGCCGCTGGGGTATTCCCGCGAGCTCCTGCTCGAGAAGTGGATGCGCGATTCCAAGATCAACGACATCTTCGAGGGCACCGGGCAGATCCAGCTGCTGGTGACCGCCAGGCGAGTGCTGGGCTTCACCCGCGAACAGCTCAAGTGA
- a CDS encoding acyl-CoA dehydrogenase family protein, with protein sequence MVSFELSDEQKMVQETVNSFAADQMEPIMRECDEQNAIPAEVISKGWELGLLGGCIPEEYEGFGEEISAVTGVIALEELGWGDLSMALHLMAPSVLAISVLDQGTEEQKKQILPAFCGEEFKAASCALVEPYYNFCASALRTTAVNDGDEYVLNGKKCLVPLAEESENMLVFAATAPGMGFAGVDAFIVPVSAKGVKVGEREKNMGIKALATYPVTFKDCRVPAAARLGGEAGCDFLRLLSRSRLALAALAVGMSRRALEHSRDYATQRIAFGEPIGSRQAIAFMIAEMAIEVDATRLLAWEAAWRCDRNIDFKKEAALAKNYAADMAMMVCDRGVQIMGGHGYVRDNPVELWFRNARGFAAFEGFVMV encoded by the coding sequence ATGGTTTCTTTCGAGCTTAGCGACGAGCAGAAGATGGTCCAGGAGACCGTCAACTCCTTCGCGGCCGACCAGATGGAGCCGATCATGAGGGAGTGCGACGAACAGAACGCCATCCCCGCGGAGGTGATCTCCAAGGGTTGGGAGCTGGGACTGCTCGGCGGATGCATCCCCGAGGAGTACGAGGGTTTCGGGGAGGAGATATCCGCGGTCACCGGGGTGATCGCCCTGGAGGAACTGGGCTGGGGCGACCTCTCCATGGCCCTCCACCTCATGGCCCCCTCGGTGCTGGCCATCTCCGTGCTTGACCAGGGCACGGAGGAGCAGAAGAAGCAGATCCTGCCCGCCTTCTGCGGCGAGGAGTTCAAAGCGGCGTCCTGTGCCCTCGTGGAGCCCTATTACAACTTCTGCGCCTCGGCCCTGCGCACCACCGCCGTGAACGACGGCGACGAGTACGTGCTCAACGGCAAGAAATGCCTGGTCCCCCTGGCGGAGGAATCCGAGAACATGCTGGTGTTCGCGGCCACGGCCCCGGGCATGGGCTTTGCGGGCGTCGACGCCTTCATCGTCCCCGTATCCGCCAAGGGCGTTAAGGTGGGGGAGCGCGAGAAGAACATGGGCATCAAGGCCCTGGCCACCTATCCCGTCACCTTCAAGGACTGCCGCGTGCCCGCCGCCGCCCGCCTCGGCGGAGAGGCGGGGTGCGATTTCCTGCGCCTGCTCTCCCGTTCTCGCCTCGCCCTGGCGGCGCTGGCGGTGGGGATGAGCCGCAGGGCCCTGGAGCACTCGCGCGATTACGCCACCCAGAGGATCGCTTTCGGGGAGCCCATAGGTTCGCGCCAGGCCATCGCCTTCATGATCGCGGAGATGGCCATCGAGGTGGATGCCACCAGGCTGCTGGCCTGGGAGGCGGCATGGCGCTGCGACCGCAACATCGACTTCAAAAAGGAAGCGGCGCTGGCCAAGAACTACGCCGCCGACATGGCCATGATGGTCTGTGACCGTGGCGTGCAGATCATGGGCGGACACGGTTACGTGCGAGACAATCCCGTGGAGCTCTGGTTCCGCAACGCGCGCGGTTTCGCCGCCTTCGAGGGCTTCGTGATGGTATAG
- a CDS encoding TetR/AcrR family transcriptional regulator produces MSVPKKRMPAVERREHIMKAAAEVFARKGYRMASVSDIVEAAKVGRGTFYLYFESKRHIFLELIEEFFRGYAEILEENHIHLQEAFGKGGAVLRAWRDNMMRLFDYHRENPYLTDIVYREALGRDEDFSERVEVLSRFARGKLVEEFRMMRDRGMMRDCDVEMVTSIVMGSTVYLLMEHLQNGSRVDAEKLTDMIVEYHIRALIPDEGDVRRALRSALGRA; encoded by the coding sequence ATGTCAGTACCAAAAAAGCGCATGCCCGCCGTCGAGAGGCGCGAACATATCATGAAGGCCGCGGCGGAGGTGTTCGCCCGCAAGGGCTACCGCATGGCCTCGGTCTCGGACATCGTGGAGGCGGCGAAGGTGGGAAGGGGCACCTTCTACCTCTATTTCGAATCCAAGCGCCACATCTTCCTGGAGCTCATCGAGGAGTTCTTCCGCGGCTACGCCGAGATCCTGGAGGAGAACCACATCCACCTGCAGGAAGCTTTTGGTAAAGGAGGCGCGGTGCTGCGGGCGTGGCGCGACAACATGATGCGCCTTTTCGACTACCACCGGGAGAACCCCTACCTCACCGATATCGTGTACCGGGAGGCCCTGGGCAGGGACGAGGACTTCTCAGAGCGGGTGGAGGTGCTCTCGCGTTTCGCGCGCGGGAAACTGGTGGAGGAGTTCCGCATGATGCGCGACCGAGGGATGATGCGGGATTGCGACGTGGAGATGGTCACCTCCATCGTCATGGGGTCCACCGTCTACCTGCTCATGGAGCACCTGCAGAACGGCAGCCGCGTGGACGCGGAGAAGCTGACGGACATGATCGTGGAATACCATATCAGGGCACTCATCCCCGACGAGGGGGACGTGAGGAGGGCCTTGCGCAGCGCCCTGGGAAGGGCATGA
- a CDS encoding NAD(P)/FAD-dependent oxidoreductase: protein MSYVYDTIIVGAGVGGLTAASILAKEGLKVLVLERLERVGGCCSNYDVKGFKPEVGAVFVIGHELYYKLFELLDLRLEDYLQWDLIDPVYQVYFEDGTDVALPRDVDEMAQVVRQLAPQDVDGYYRYCRDMAKVQDLLTAVSAKPMPEIRNLTKITGLAKLVDTGALVRAIPVNLKMGLNNLERFVKGYFSDPRTQLIFGWENLYAGLPAHRCMGLFALITYMGHMGYYYPRGGMVSIPKALARIARDNGAELRLQAEVDSIVLKGREARGVRLSGGEVITARSVISNTHSRFTYFNLLRDAGLPGWVTRTVRRQPCSIPAPMFYVGLSERLESVKAHMSLVAHKKERVDNIWTDFYDRGLLYRARDGVYLVIDNTFDDPQMAPPGKQSLYVIYIAPYRLKYDDWDDIAGVWAEECVEYLDERCFPGLKERVEWLDSVPPPELERRLNVAEGAFFGIEMSLPNMGPFRPNYRSRFIDHLYQAGQSTNPGLGVPGAMISGMAVASLLLNDWPKKLA, encoded by the coding sequence ATGTCTTACGTTTACGACACCATCATCGTGGGAGCGGGAGTGGGGGGCCTGACCGCCGCCTCTATCCTGGCCAAGGAAGGCCTCAAGGTGCTGGTGCTGGAAAGGCTGGAGCGCGTGGGGGGCTGCTGCTCCAATTACGACGTCAAGGGCTTCAAGCCCGAGGTGGGAGCGGTGTTCGTCATCGGGCACGAGCTCTACTATAAGCTATTCGAGCTCCTGGACCTGCGCCTTGAGGATTATCTGCAGTGGGACCTCATCGATCCCGTATACCAGGTCTATTTCGAGGACGGGACCGACGTCGCCCTGCCCCGGGACGTGGACGAGATGGCACAGGTGGTGAGACAGCTCGCCCCCCAGGACGTGGACGGCTATTACCGCTACTGCCGGGACATGGCCAAAGTGCAGGACCTCCTCACCGCCGTCTCCGCCAAGCCCATGCCGGAGATAAGGAACCTCACCAAGATCACCGGCCTGGCGAAGCTGGTGGACACCGGAGCCCTGGTACGGGCCATACCCGTGAACCTCAAGATGGGCCTCAACAACCTGGAGAGGTTCGTCAAGGGTTATTTCTCCGACCCCCGCACGCAGCTCATCTTCGGCTGGGAGAATCTCTACGCCGGCCTCCCCGCCCACCGCTGCATGGGGCTTTTCGCCCTCATCACCTATATGGGACACATGGGCTATTACTATCCCCGAGGAGGGATGGTCTCCATCCCCAAGGCCCTGGCGCGCATCGCCCGGGACAACGGGGCGGAACTGCGCCTGCAGGCGGAGGTGGACAGCATCGTCCTTAAGGGAAGGGAGGCCAGGGGCGTCAGGCTCTCCGGAGGCGAGGTGATCACCGCGAGATCGGTGATCTCGAACACGCATTCACGCTTCACCTACTTCAACCTGCTCAGGGACGCGGGCCTGCCGGGCTGGGTCACGCGCACCGTACGTCGCCAGCCGTGTTCCATACCGGCTCCCATGTTCTACGTGGGTCTTTCCGAGAGGCTGGAAAGCGTCAAGGCCCATATGTCGCTGGTGGCCCACAAGAAGGAGAGGGTTGACAATATCTGGACGGACTTCTACGACCGCGGGCTCCTCTACCGCGCCAGGGACGGGGTCTACCTGGTCATCGACAACACCTTCGACGACCCTCAGATGGCGCCGCCCGGAAAGCAGTCGCTCTACGTCATCTATATCGCTCCCTACCGGCTGAAGTACGACGACTGGGACGATATCGCCGGGGTATGGGCGGAGGAGTGCGTGGAATACCTGGACGAGCGCTGCTTCCCGGGTCTCAAGGAGCGCGTGGAGTGGCTGGACTCCGTTCCCCCCCCCGAGCTGGAGCGCAGGCTGAACGTGGCCGAGGGCGCCTTTTTCGGCATCGAGATGAGCCTGCCCAACATGGGGCCTTTCCGCCCCAACTATCGCTCGCGCTTCATCGACCATCTCTACCAGGCGGGGCAGAGCACCAACCCGGGCCTGGGGGTACCGGGAGCCATGATCTCGGGCATGGCGGTGGCCAGCCTCCTGCTCAACGACTGGCCAAAGAAGCTGGCCTGA
- a CDS encoding HAD-IB family hydrolase translates to MQSRPIAFFDLDHTLLDGANGNLVVLYMVKKRLLGLEAIWKAVKFTTLYRLNRLPREEVYRWTFRECGKYPIEELVRMLDEAYEACVMPRLFREGAERIAEHRERGHLTVIATAAGEYMCEKVRVQLGADDKIAAKAPVRDGYLTDELERPLPYGEGKADLARGYAASRGVDLADCYFYSDSVPDLPLLRAVGHPVAVNPQRGLRKIALAEGWPVLYWSEHAGFTEPSTALELTFEVQAAVPEHRRAEDVVRRRGEGRANT, encoded by the coding sequence ATGCAGTCTCGACCCATAGCCTTTTTCGACCTCGACCACACCCTGCTGGACGGCGCCAACGGAAACCTGGTGGTCCTGTACATGGTGAAGAAGAGGCTCCTGGGGCTGGAGGCCATCTGGAAGGCGGTGAAGTTCACTACCCTCTACCGCCTTAACCGCCTTCCGCGCGAAGAGGTGTACCGCTGGACTTTCCGGGAGTGCGGGAAATACCCCATAGAGGAGCTGGTGCGCATGCTCGACGAGGCCTACGAGGCATGCGTGATGCCCCGCCTCTTCCGGGAGGGGGCGGAACGCATAGCCGAGCACCGGGAGCGCGGTCACCTCACGGTCATCGCCACCGCCGCGGGCGAATACATGTGCGAGAAGGTGAGGGTACAGCTGGGAGCCGACGACAAGATAGCCGCCAAGGCCCCGGTGAGGGACGGTTACCTCACCGACGAGCTCGAGCGCCCCCTTCCCTACGGGGAGGGCAAGGCCGATCTGGCCAGGGGATACGCGGCGTCGCGGGGGGTCGATCTCGCGGACTGTTATTTCTACTCCGACAGCGTCCCCGACCTCCCGCTGCTGAGGGCGGTGGGCCATCCGGTGGCGGTGAACCCCCAGAGGGGACTGAGAAAGATCGCACTGGCGGAAGGCTGGCCGGTCCTCTACTGGAGTGAACACGCGGGTTTCACCGAACCGAGCACAGCGCTGGAGCTGACCTTCGAGGTCCAGGCCGCTGTTCCGGAACACCGGCGGGCGGAGGATGTTGTCCGGCGTCGCGGGGAGGGAAGAGCGAACACATGA
- a CDS encoding alcohol dehydrogenase catalytic domain-containing protein, which yields MKALTFEYSIPKYLLTGALCDRRPEVLTSRLAPARVREVEEPGLPGPDWVKVRPKLAGFCGSDLSIVKCHESLTLQPFASFPFVIGHEVCGEIAEKGEEVEGFEVGDRVTVMPALGCRQRRIDPPCRVCADGSHGICENWTEGELAAGMFVGNTAGVPGFISEMGVAHADQLYRVPENVSDENAVLTEPFAVALHMVVGNRMRPGETVMVIGLGVMGLCTIASVKALHPDARILGVELDPFHSEVAKGMGVEEVIRPGGKKTYRRVAELTGAKMYTPLMAKPILIGGVDRVFDAVGSTETLDFSLRVLAHAGTYNLLGISPVRKVDWTPVWLKELTLRGIYVYGSEEVEGERMHAFELALKLFAEGRADLSHLITHRFTLDEWPKALDTALNKGREKAIKIVFTI from the coding sequence ATGAAGGCGCTCACCTTCGAGTACAGCATACCGAAATACCTGCTCACGGGGGCTCTCTGTGACCGCCGGCCCGAGGTCCTCACCTCGCGGCTGGCCCCAGCCCGGGTGCGGGAGGTGGAGGAGCCGGGGCTGCCGGGACCCGACTGGGTCAAGGTGAGGCCGAAGCTCGCGGGTTTCTGCGGCAGCGACCTCAGCATCGTGAAGTGCCACGAGAGCCTGACCCTGCAGCCCTTCGCCTCCTTCCCCTTCGTCATCGGACATGAGGTGTGCGGCGAGATAGCGGAGAAAGGGGAGGAGGTCGAGGGATTCGAGGTGGGGGACAGGGTGACGGTGATGCCCGCCCTGGGATGCCGGCAGCGGCGCATCGACCCTCCCTGCCGCGTATGCGCGGACGGGAGCCACGGTATATGCGAGAACTGGACGGAGGGAGAGCTGGCGGCGGGGATGTTCGTGGGCAACACCGCGGGGGTACCCGGATTCATCAGCGAGATGGGGGTGGCCCATGCCGACCAGCTCTACAGGGTGCCGGAGAACGTGAGCGACGAGAACGCGGTGCTCACGGAGCCCTTCGCGGTAGCCCTGCACATGGTGGTTGGGAACCGCATGCGTCCCGGAGAGACGGTGATGGTGATCGGGCTCGGCGTTATGGGGCTGTGCACTATAGCATCCGTCAAGGCCCTCCACCCGGACGCGCGCATCCTGGGCGTGGAGTTGGACCCCTTCCACAGCGAGGTGGCGAAGGGCATGGGGGTGGAGGAAGTGATCAGGCCCGGGGGAAAGAAGACCTACCGGCGCGTGGCGGAGCTGACGGGAGCTAAGATGTACACCCCCCTCATGGCCAAGCCCATCCTCATCGGCGGAGTGGACCGGGTGTTCGACGCCGTGGGGTCCACGGAGACCCTGGATTTCTCGCTGCGCGTGCTCGCCCACGCGGGCACCTACAACCTACTGGGCATCAGCCCCGTCAGGAAGGTGGACTGGACGCCGGTATGGCTCAAGGAGCTCACCCTCCGGGGTATCTACGTCTACGGGAGCGAGGAGGTGGAGGGGGAGAGGATGCATGCCTTCGAGCTGGCCCTGAAGCTGTTCGCGGAGGGCAGGGCCGACCTCTCGCATCTCATCACCCACCGCTTCACCCTGGACGAGTGGCCGAAGGCTCTGGATACCGCCCTCAACAAGGGCCGCGAGAAAGCGATCAAGATAGTGTTCACCATATGA
- a CDS encoding enoyl-CoA hydratase/isomerase family protein has product MEEVLFRREGQVEVITLNRPEKMNAFNYNMLYALIQRFEELHQDDDARAVVITGEGRGFCTGADLTGGGARADAHTPMGMRLSTHIYSRCIRSLALMEKPVIGAINGDAAGAGCNFALACDILIASEKARFIQIFVRRGLVADAGGTFFLPRLVGLSRAKELMFSGEPVDARRALELGLVSRVVPHERLMEEAMEEARKLATGPTRAIGMIKRMLNRSFESDLETCLEMEASMQGIAVSTADVMEGITSFLQKRPPEFKGQ; this is encoded by the coding sequence ATGGAAGAGGTCCTGTTCCGGCGCGAGGGACAGGTGGAGGTAATAACCCTGAACCGGCCGGAGAAGATGAACGCCTTCAACTACAACATGCTCTATGCCCTTATCCAGCGTTTCGAGGAGCTGCACCAGGACGACGACGCCAGGGCGGTGGTGATCACCGGCGAGGGCAGGGGGTTCTGTACCGGGGCCGACCTCACGGGGGGAGGCGCGAGGGCGGACGCCCACACCCCCATGGGCATGCGGCTTTCCACCCATATCTACTCGCGCTGCATCAGGTCCCTGGCGCTTATGGAGAAGCCGGTCATCGGGGCCATCAACGGGGACGCCGCCGGCGCGGGCTGCAATTTCGCCCTCGCCTGCGACATCCTCATCGCCTCCGAGAAGGCGCGCTTCATCCAGATATTCGTGCGCCGCGGGCTGGTGGCGGACGCGGGCGGGACCTTCTTCCTGCCGCGCCTGGTAGGGCTCTCGCGGGCCAAGGAGCTGATGTTCTCGGGCGAGCCCGTGGACGCCCGGCGCGCGCTGGAGCTGGGATTGGTGAGCCGGGTGGTGCCCCACGAGCGCCTCATGGAGGAGGCCATGGAGGAGGCGCGGAAACTGGCCACCGGGCCCACGCGCGCCATCGGGATGATCAAGCGCATGCTCAACCGCTCCTTTGAGTCGGACCTGGAGACCTGCCTGGAGATGGAGGCCTCCATGCAGGGGATCGCGGTGAGCACCGCCGACGTCATGGAGGGGATAACCTCCTTCCTACAGAAGCGCCCCCCGGAGTTCAAGGGCCAGTGA